From a region of the Pseudomonadales bacterium genome:
- a CDS encoding YqgE/AlgH family protein, translating into MSVSLRNHFLIAMPGLQDSIFAHSIAYLCEHDRHGAMGIVVNRPLDISFDDIFEHLEIRDFHRHHPQPVLAGGPVHTERGFVLHRRDDSRRWQATLDVTAEVSLTTSRDILESIAHDDGPVNALIALGYAGWGSGQLEQELATNAWLSLPATVVELFDVPLEQRAQAAASRLGINLDLLSSSFGNA; encoded by the coding sequence ATGAGCGTCAGCTTGCGCAACCATTTCCTGATCGCCATGCCGGGGCTGCAGGACTCCATCTTCGCCCACAGCATCGCCTACCTGTGCGAGCACGATCGGCACGGCGCGATGGGCATCGTGGTGAACCGTCCCCTCGACATCAGTTTCGACGACATCTTCGAACACCTGGAGATCCGCGACTTCCATCGCCATCACCCGCAGCCCGTGCTCGCCGGCGGCCCGGTGCATACCGAACGTGGCTTCGTGCTGCACCGACGCGACGATTCGCGTCGCTGGCAGGCCACGCTGGACGTGACTGCAGAGGTCAGCCTGACGACGTCGCGCGACATCCTGGAGTCGATCGCGCACGACGACGGTCCGGTGAATGCGCTGATCGCGCTCGGCTACGCCGGCTGGGGTTCCGGGCAACTGGAACAGGAACTCGCCACCAACGCGTGGCTCTCGCTGCCGGCGACAGTCGTGGAGCTGTTCGATGTACCGCTCGAGCAGCGCGCCCAGGCGGCCGCATCCCGGCTCGGGATCAATCTCGACCTGCTCAGCAGCAGCTTCGGCAACGCCTGA
- the ruvX gene encoding Holliday junction resolvase RuvX, translating to MTPTGNVLAFDYGLRRIGVAIGNPVSTTASALAPLPARDGVPDWEQVRRLLAEWAPAVVLVGLPLNMDGTPSAISERASRFARRLHGRFGIRCELVDERLSTFEARERARGGAGRAALDSIAACIILESWFTSAAGERDDG from the coding sequence GTGACTCCGACGGGCAACGTCCTGGCCTTCGACTACGGCCTGCGTCGTATCGGAGTGGCCATCGGCAACCCGGTCAGCACGACCGCCAGTGCGCTGGCGCCGCTGCCGGCACGCGATGGCGTGCCCGACTGGGAGCAGGTGCGCCGCCTGCTCGCCGAGTGGGCGCCCGCTGTGGTGCTGGTCGGCCTGCCGTTGAACATGGATGGCACGCCCAGCGCGATCAGCGAACGCGCGAGCCGCTTCGCGCGACGCCTGCACGGACGCTTCGGTATCCGTTGCGAGCTGGTGGATGAACGCCTGAGCACCTTCGAGGCACGCGAACGGGCGCGCGGCGGCGCCGGGCGGGCAGCGCTCGACAGCATCGCCGCCTGCATCATCCTCGAGAGCTGGTTCACCAGCGCCGCAGGCGAACGCGATGACGGCTGA
- a CDS encoding PilT/PilU family type 4a pilus ATPase encodes MEVTDMLARMAEKKASDLFITAGVAPCIKVNGRLYPIDETPLTPERVRELVLSVMSDAQRKEFVHTHECNFAISSRGVGRFRVSAFYQRNLVGMVLRRIESKIPTIEELQLPTIINELAMTKRGLIIFVGATGTGKSTSLAAMIGYRNRNASGHIITIEDPIEYVHQHIKSIVTQREVGIDTESYEIALKNTLRQAPDVILIGEIRTRETMQHAVTFAETGHLCLATLHANNANQALDRIQNFFPADARDQLWMDLSLNLKAMIAQQLIPTVDGQGRRAAVEVLINTPLVADLIRKGEVHSLKELMERSTELGMQTFDQSLYQLYCDGVISYENAMQYADSQNNLRLMIKLGTHTGGLGRAAGLTLDDSQENAGQFFGRRP; translated from the coding sequence CTGGAAGTCACGGACATGCTGGCACGCATGGCCGAGAAGAAGGCTTCCGACCTGTTCATCACGGCAGGCGTTGCGCCGTGCATCAAGGTGAACGGACGCCTGTATCCGATCGACGAAACGCCGCTCACACCGGAACGGGTGCGTGAGCTGGTGCTCAGCGTGATGAGCGACGCCCAGCGCAAGGAGTTTGTGCACACCCACGAGTGCAATTTCGCGATCAGTTCGCGTGGCGTGGGGCGTTTCCGTGTCAGCGCGTTCTATCAGCGCAATCTGGTCGGCATGGTGCTGCGGCGCATCGAATCGAAGATACCGACCATCGAGGAGCTGCAGCTGCCGACGATCATCAACGAGCTGGCGATGACCAAGCGCGGGCTGATCATCTTCGTCGGTGCCACCGGCACCGGCAAGTCGACGTCGCTGGCAGCGATGATCGGTTACCGCAATCGCAACGCTTCCGGTCATATCATCACGATCGAGGATCCGATCGAGTACGTGCACCAGCACATCAAGAGCATCGTGACGCAGCGCGAGGTGGGCATCGATACCGAGAGCTACGAGATCGCGCTGAAGAACACGCTGCGCCAGGCCCCCGACGTGATTCTGATCGGTGAGATCCGTACCCGCGAGACGATGCAGCATGCGGTGACCTTCGCCGAGACCGGTCATCTGTGCCTTGCCACGCTGCACGCGAACAACGCGAACCAGGCGCTCGACCGTATCCAGAACTTCTTCCCGGCCGATGCGCGTGACCAGCTGTGGATGGACCTGTCGCTGAACCTGAAGGCGATGATCGCCCAGCAGCTCATTCCGACGGTCGACGGCCAGGGGCGTCGTGCGGCGGTCGAGGTGCTGATCAACACGCCGCTGGTCGCCGACCTGATCCGCAAGGGCGAGGTTCACTCGCTGAAGGAGCTCATGGAGCGCTCGACCGAGCTCGGCATGCAGACTTTCGACCAGTCGTTGTACCAACTGTACTGCGACGGCGTGATCTCCTACGAAAACGCCATGCAGTACGCAGATTCGCAGAACAACCTGCGTCTGATGATCAAGCTCGGTACGCATACCGGTGGGCTTGGTCGTGCCGCCGGACTCACGCTCGATGACTCCCAGGAGAATGCCGGCCAGTTCTTTGGCCGGCGCCCCTGA
- a CDS encoding type IV pilus twitching motility protein PilT, with protein MDITELLAFSAKQRASDLHLSAGLPPMIRVDGDVRRINLPPMDHRQVHDLIYEIMNDKQRRDYEEFLETDFSFEVPGVARFRVNAFNQNRGSGAVFRTIPSKVLTMEDLGMGQVFREISMEARGLVIVTGPTGSGKSTTLAAMVDYINDNKYHHILTIEDPIEFVHESKKCLVNQREVHRDTHGFAEALRSALREDPDIILVGEMRDLETIRLALTAAETGHLVFGTLHTTSAAKTIDRVVDVFPAQEKSMVRSMLSESLMAVVSQTLLKRVGGGRIAAHEIMRGTPAIRNLIREDKVAQMYSAIQTGSGVGMQTMDQCLSELVAKRLVTREAAREKAKIPDNF; from the coding sequence ATGGACATCACCGAACTGCTCGCCTTCTCCGCCAAGCAGCGTGCGTCAGACCTGCACCTGTCAGCCGGCCTGCCGCCGATGATCCGTGTCGACGGTGACGTGCGACGCATCAACCTGCCGCCGATGGATCACCGGCAGGTTCATGACCTGATTTATGAAATCATGAACGACAAGCAGCGCCGGGACTACGAGGAGTTCCTGGAGACGGACTTCTCGTTCGAGGTTCCGGGTGTGGCGCGTTTTCGCGTCAACGCGTTCAACCAGAACCGTGGTTCGGGCGCAGTGTTCCGCACGATTCCCTCCAAGGTGCTCACGATGGAGGACCTCGGCATGGGCCAGGTCTTTCGCGAGATCAGCATGGAGGCGCGTGGCCTCGTGATCGTGACCGGCCCGACCGGATCGGGCAAGAGCACCACGCTGGCGGCGATGGTCGACTACATCAACGACAACAAGTACCACCATATCCTGACGATCGAGGACCCGATCGAATTCGTTCATGAGTCCAAGAAGTGTCTGGTCAACCAGCGCGAAGTGCATCGCGATACCCACGGCTTTGCCGAAGCGTTGCGCTCGGCGTTGCGCGAGGATCCGGACATCATCCTGGTGGGCGAGATGCGCGACCTCGAGACGATCCGGCTTGCGCTGACTGCGGCCGAAACGGGTCACCTGGTGTTCGGCACACTGCATACCACGTCGGCAGCGAAAACCATCGACCGCGTCGTCGACGTGTTCCCGGCGCAGGAAAAATCGATGGTGCGCTCGATGCTGTCGGAGTCGCTGATGGCCGTGGTCTCGCAGACGCTGCTGAAGCGCGTCGGTGGCGGCAGGATCGCGGCGCACGAGATCATGCGCGGCACGCCCGCCATTCGTAACCTGATCCGGGAGGACAAGGTGGCGCAGATGTATTCGGCCATCCAGACCGGTTCCGGTGTCGGGATGCAGACGATGGACCAGTGTCTGAGCGAACTGGTCGCCAAGCGTCTGGTCACACGCGAAGCGGCACGCGAAAAGGCGAAGATCCCCGACAATTTCTGA
- a CDS encoding YggS family pyridoxal phosphate-dependent enzyme, producing MNTIAERVDALLARIATLESRYGRPHGSVTLLAVGKTHAPERIREAHRAGLSQFGESYVQEALPKIETLADLPLTWHFVGRIQSNKTASIAQKFAWIHGIDRQRIAERLNEQRPASLPPIECCIEVNLSGERSKGGVMPEELPALAMAIAALPRLRLRGLMTLPEPAMGFDLQRRPFARLAGHLDELRRRIPGLDTLSMGMSGDMEAAIAEGATIVRIGTALFGPRKR from the coding sequence ATGAACACGATTGCGGAACGCGTGGACGCACTGCTGGCGCGGATCGCGACGCTCGAAAGTCGCTACGGACGTCCACACGGTTCGGTCACGCTGCTTGCCGTCGGCAAGACCCATGCTCCCGAACGGATACGCGAAGCGCATCGGGCAGGACTGTCACAGTTCGGTGAAAGTTACGTCCAGGAAGCACTGCCGAAGATCGAGACGCTGGCCGATCTTCCGTTAACATGGCACTTCGTCGGACGCATCCAGAGCAACAAGACGGCATCGATCGCACAGAAGTTCGCATGGATACACGGAATCGATCGCCAGCGCATCGCCGAGCGGCTGAACGAGCAACGCCCGGCGTCCCTGCCGCCCATCGAGTGCTGCATCGAGGTGAACCTCTCGGGCGAGCGCAGCAAGGGAGGGGTCATGCCAGAGGAGTTGCCTGCGCTCGCGATGGCGATTGCGGCACTACCGCGGCTGCGCCTGCGCGGACTGATGACGCTGCCGGAACCGGCCATGGGGTTCGACCTGCAGCGACGCCCGTTCGCTCGGCTTGCAGGCCACCTCGACGAGTTGCGGCGGCGGATCCCGGGTCTCGACACGCTGTCGATGGGGATGAGTGGCGACATGGAGGCGGCAATCGCCGAGGGCGCGACGATCGTTCGCATCGGCACCGCGTTGTTCGGACCACGCAAGAGGTGA
- a CDS encoding pyrroline-5-carboxylate reductase has product MTRNSIAFIGGGNMAGSMIGGLIAREQDPATIRVADPDPQCRERLAALGVTALTANAEAADGADIVVLAVKPQQLRAVCRDISAAVAHSNAVVISIAAGIGTTSLHSWLGEGTAIVRCMPNTPALLQASATVLYATATTSAAQRAQADRILGGIGSVVWIDDEDAMHAVTALSGSGPAYFFLVMEAMQTAGENLGLDPALARALTAQTALGAARMALESGVEITELRRRVTSPGGTTERALRVLEERGLRRLFEGALEAASNRSRELADELGQP; this is encoded by the coding sequence ATGACACGCAACAGTATCGCCTTCATCGGCGGCGGCAACATGGCCGGCAGCATGATCGGCGGGCTGATCGCACGCGAACAGGATCCGGCCACGATCCGCGTAGCCGACCCGGACCCGCAGTGTCGCGAACGGCTTGCGGCACTCGGCGTCACGGCACTCACCGCCAATGCGGAGGCTGCCGACGGAGCCGATATCGTCGTGCTCGCGGTCAAGCCACAGCAACTGCGTGCTGTCTGTCGCGACATCTCCGCGGCGGTCGCGCACAGCAACGCCGTGGTGATCTCGATCGCAGCAGGTATCGGCACGACGTCCCTGCACTCGTGGCTGGGCGAAGGCACCGCCATCGTGCGCTGCATGCCCAATACGCCGGCGCTGCTGCAGGCGAGTGCGACGGTGCTCTATGCGACCGCGACGACCAGTGCGGCGCAGCGCGCGCAGGCGGATCGTATCCTCGGCGGTATCGGCTCAGTGGTCTGGATCGACGACGAGGACGCGATGCACGCGGTCACTGCGCTTTCCGGCAGCGGCCCGGCGTATTTCTTCCTGGTCATGGAAGCGATGCAGACCGCCGGCGAGAACCTCGGGCTGGACCCGGCACTCGCACGGGCGCTGACCGCGCAGACGGCCCTCGGCGCTGCACGCATGGCGCTCGAGAGCGGGGTCGAGATCACCGAACTGCGTCGTCGCGTGACGTCTCCCGGGGGTACCACCGAGCGCGCACTGCGTGTGCTCGAGGAGCGCGGGCTGCGTCGCCTCTTCGAAGGCGCTCTTGAAGCCGCGAGCAACCGCTCGCGGGAACTCGCCGACGAGCTCGGCCAGCCCTGA
- a CDS encoding YggT family protein translates to MGTVSEALRYVFQSLLGLLLLAVLLRLLLQMVRADFYNPVSQLVVRVTDPLLRPLRRVIPPWRRLDSAGLALALAIQCAATLLVFTLAGFPPPNLLLLLAWAATGICAVLINIYFFAILAAIVLSWIAPRSHHPAIALLYQLTEPVMAPVRRLLPPLGGLDLSPILVFLAINVLEILLHGIANAIRLPAGAVIGF, encoded by the coding sequence ATGGGAACCGTTTCCGAGGCACTCCGTTACGTATTCCAGAGCCTGCTGGGCCTGCTGCTGCTGGCTGTGCTGCTGCGTCTGCTGCTGCAGATGGTGCGAGCCGACTTCTACAATCCGGTATCGCAACTGGTGGTCAGGGTCACGGATCCGCTGTTGCGCCCACTGCGCCGCGTGATTCCGCCGTGGCGCCGTCTCGATTCGGCAGGTCTGGCGCTGGCACTGGCAATCCAGTGCGCAGCCACCCTGCTGGTATTCACCCTCGCCGGCTTCCCCCCGCCCAATCTGCTGCTGTTGCTGGCATGGGCTGCCACGGGCATCTGCGCGGTGCTGATCAACATCTATTTCTTTGCCATCCTGGCTGCGATCGTATTGAGCTGGATCGCACCGCGGAGTCATCACCCCGCGATCGCGCTGCTGTACCAGCTCACGGAACCGGTGATGGCGCCGGTACGCCGGCTGTTGCCGCCGCTCGGCGGCCTCGACCTGTCACCGATCCTCGTCTTCCTTGCGATCAACGTGCTCGAGATCCTGCTCCACGGCATCGCGAACGCGATCAGGTTGCCCGCCGGCGCCGTGATCGGCTTCTGA
- a CDS encoding YggU family protein produces MTRGAWWHYEGEVLVLRCQVQPRASEDRIVGEHGERLRVRIRAVPSDGEANVRLRHFLAQAFGVAAGAVEISSGHGARLKTVRIRAPARIPAEMGCETTHA; encoded by the coding sequence ATGACGCGTGGCGCCTGGTGGCATTATGAAGGCGAGGTTCTGGTATTGCGCTGCCAGGTGCAGCCGCGCGCCAGTGAGGATCGCATCGTCGGTGAGCATGGTGAGCGCTTGCGGGTGCGCATCCGCGCGGTGCCGAGCGACGGCGAAGCGAACGTACGCCTGCGGCACTTTCTCGCCCAGGCATTCGGTGTTGCCGCAGGCGCGGTCGAAATCAGCAGCGGCCATGGCGCACGACTGAAAACCGTGCGCATCCGTGCACCGGCCAGGATACCGGCCGAAATGGGCTGCGAAACAACTCACGCTTGA
- a CDS encoding homoserine O-acetyltransferase: protein MNLEPPAMTGSVGIVSPCIHRFDTPLTLACGRTLASWELVYETYGTLDAERSNAILVCHALSGHHHAAGFHSPGDRKPGWWDNCIGPGKPIDTRHFFVVALNNVGGCAGSTGPRSVNPTSGRLWGPEFPAVHVRDWVATQRHLADMLGIDCWAAVIGGSLGGMQAMRWAIDYPERVRHCVVIAAALRLSAQNLAFNEIARKAITADPQFHGGWFLEHGTLPRQGLAIARMIGHVTYLSDELMRDKFGRELRRGSVTPGDEADAEFQVQSYLRYQGDQFADNFDANTYLLMTRALDYFDLARDFDDDAVAAFERARCRFLVVSFSSDWRFPPRRSREIVDALIGARRDVSYVEIEANEGHDAFLLPIARYHDALRRYLERARPAPATARGNDAR, encoded by the coding sequence ATGAACCTGGAACCGCCGGCAATGACCGGCAGCGTCGGCATTGTCTCTCCGTGTATCCATCGCTTCGATACGCCGCTGACGCTCGCCTGCGGCCGCACGCTTGCGTCGTGGGAACTCGTCTACGAGACCTACGGCACGCTGGATGCAGAACGGTCGAACGCGATACTGGTGTGTCACGCGCTGAGCGGCCACCACCACGCGGCCGGATTCCATTCGCCAGGCGACCGCAAGCCCGGCTGGTGGGACAACTGCATCGGACCGGGCAAGCCGATCGACACACGCCACTTCTTCGTCGTCGCACTGAACAATGTGGGCGGCTGCGCCGGCAGCACCGGACCGCGCAGCGTCAATCCGACCAGTGGTCGTCTCTGGGGACCGGAGTTTCCTGCGGTGCACGTGCGCGACTGGGTCGCCACGCAGCGACATCTGGCCGACATGCTCGGGATCGACTGCTGGGCTGCAGTGATCGGTGGCAGCCTCGGTGGCATGCAGGCGATGCGCTGGGCGATCGACTACCCGGAACGCGTACGCCACTGCGTGGTGATTGCCGCCGCACTGAGGCTCTCGGCGCAGAACCTCGCGTTCAACGAGATCGCACGCAAGGCGATCACGGCAGATCCGCAGTTCCACGGCGGCTGGTTTCTGGAGCACGGCACGCTGCCACGACAGGGACTGGCGATTGCACGCATGATCGGCCACGTGACCTACCTCTCGGATGAACTGATGCGCGACAAGTTCGGACGCGAACTGCGCCGCGGCTCGGTCACCCCGGGTGACGAAGCAGACGCGGAGTTCCAGGTCCAGAGCTATCTGCGCTATCAGGGTGATCAGTTCGCCGACAATTTCGACGCCAATACCTACCTGCTGATGACGCGCGCGCTCGACTATTTCGATCTGGCCCGTGATTTCGACGACGACGCGGTGGCTGCATTCGAGCGCGCGCGTTGCCGTTTCCTCGTCGTGTCGTTTTCCAGCGACTGGCGATTCCCGCCACGGCGTTCACGTGAAATCGTCGATGCTCTGATCGGCGCACGCCGCGATGTCAGCTATGTCGAAATCGAGGCGAACGAGGGACACGACGCGTTCCTGCTGCCGATAGCGCGCTACCACGATGCACTGCGTCGCTACCTCGAGCGCGCACGACCCGCCCCGGCGACGGCACGAGGCAACGATGCGCGTTGA
- the metW gene encoding methionine biosynthesis protein MetW, giving the protein MRVELPIIRDWIRPGSRVLDLGCGDGSLLAGLAEQCGVHGYGLEIDPVRISLCLERGVNVIEQDLDRGLDNFRAASFDTVIMTQTLQAVRYPHLVLDEMLRIGRECIITFPNFANWRCRLHLAGFGRMPVSRFMPYTWYDTPNIHFCTVSDFEALCYQKNIHIINRVVVDTQGQGSLAARALPNLFGATAIYRVTR; this is encoded by the coding sequence ATGCGCGTTGAACTGCCGATCATCCGCGACTGGATCCGGCCGGGATCACGCGTGCTCGATCTGGGCTGCGGTGACGGCAGCCTGCTGGCCGGTCTGGCCGAGCAATGCGGCGTCCACGGGTACGGCCTGGAAATCGATCCGGTCAGGATTTCACTGTGCCTGGAGCGTGGCGTGAATGTGATCGAACAGGACCTGGATCGCGGACTCGACAACTTCCGCGCCGCGAGCTTCGACACCGTGATCATGACCCAGACGCTGCAAGCCGTCCGCTATCCACACCTGGTGCTCGACGAGATGCTGCGGATCGGGCGCGAATGCATCATCACGTTTCCGAACTTCGCCAATTGGCGCTGCCGGTTGCACCTCGCGGGCTTTGGTCGGATGCCGGTGTCGCGCTTCATGCCATACACCTGGTACGACACACCGAACATCCATTTCTGCACGGTGTCCGACTTCGAGGCGCTGTGCTACCAGAAGAACATCCATATCATCAACCGCGTGGTGGTCGACACGCAGGGCCAGGGATCGCTGGCAGCCCGCGCCTTGCCCAACCTGTTCGGTGCCACCGCGATCTACCGTGTGACCCGCTGA
- a CDS encoding DUF4426 domain-containing protein, which produces MKTPRHLVPLLALTLGAMSLLSASTARAETRRFGAFEVHYSAFTSSFLQPGIAAAYGIVRGRDRAVLNVAVRNAAGSMEAQLTGTRGDLIRKEQLAFRAIREDGAIYYIAEFGFTSGETLYFDLVITLAGEATPLQLKFSQALHAD; this is translated from the coding sequence ATGAAAACACCCCGACACCTGGTTCCGCTGCTGGCACTCACACTCGGCGCAATGTCTCTGCTATCGGCATCGACCGCGCGTGCCGAGACACGCCGGTTCGGCGCCTTCGAAGTGCACTACAGCGCGTTCACCAGCAGCTTTCTGCAACCCGGCATCGCCGCAGCCTACGGAATCGTGCGCGGGCGTGACCGTGCCGTGCTGAACGTCGCAGTTCGCAATGCGGCAGGCAGCATGGAGGCGCAGCTCACCGGCACGCGCGGCGATCTGATCCGCAAGGAGCAACTGGCATTTCGCGCGATCCGCGAAGACGGCGCGATCTACTACATCGCCGAGTTCGGCTTCACCAGCGGCGAGACGCTGTATTTCGACCTAGTCATCACCCTGGCCGGTGAAGCCACTCCCCTGCAACTCAAGTTCAGCCAGGCACTGCATGCCGACTGA
- the rdgB gene encoding RdgB/HAM1 family non-canonical purine NTP pyrophosphatase, with product MRELVIATGNAGKLAELQALLAPAGIRVRAQSEFAVRPIAETGASFVENAILKARHASVCSGLPALADDSGLVVDALGGKPGVHSARYAGEGASDAANNRKLLAALRDVPTSQRGARFHCVLALLRHPADPVPLICGGAWEGRIATAGAGAGGFGYDPLFVPVGESVTAAELPRETKNRLSHRAQALAALLLALATGC from the coding sequence ATTCGCGAGCTGGTGATAGCCACCGGGAATGCAGGCAAGCTCGCCGAACTGCAGGCACTGCTCGCACCGGCTGGAATCCGCGTGCGTGCGCAGAGCGAATTCGCCGTCAGGCCAATCGCGGAAACCGGGGCCAGCTTCGTCGAGAACGCAATCCTGAAGGCACGCCACGCCAGCGTGTGCAGTGGCTTGCCTGCACTTGCCGACGACTCCGGCCTCGTCGTCGACGCTCTGGGCGGGAAACCAGGCGTGCACTCGGCACGCTACGCCGGAGAAGGAGCCAGCGATGCTGCCAACAACCGCAAGCTGCTGGCGGCGCTTCGCGACGTACCCACGTCGCAACGCGGTGCGCGATTCCACTGCGTACTGGCACTGTTGCGCCACCCGGCAGACCCGGTGCCGCTGATCTGCGGTGGCGCCTGGGAAGGCAGGATCGCCACTGCAGGCGCTGGCGCCGGCGGTTTCGGCTACGACCCGCTGTTCGTGCCGGTCGGTGAATCCGTCACCGCAGCCGAACTGCCACGCGAGACGAAGAATCGCCTGAGCCACCGCGCCCAGGCACTGGCGGCGCTGCTGCTGGCGCTCGCAACCGGATGCTGA
- the hemW gene encoding radical SAM family heme chaperone HemW, translating to MLITPPLTLYIHLPWCERKCPYCDFNSHAVREEAPFAAYVQRLLQDLELELAGVAGRELQSIFIGGGTPSLCPDPLIATLLAGVRARMALAADAEITLEANPGSADARRFAGYRAAGVNRLSIGVQSFDDTSLAALGRVHDARGAHAAITAARAAGFDALNLDLMHGLPGQTNAMAMADLAVALAHAPEHLSWYQLTLEPNTVFHRHPPRLPSEDALAEIQEHGERLLVAAGYTRYEVSAWARPGFRCRHNLNYWHFGDYLGIGAGAHGKLSLGKPARVVRTRRTRSPADYLAGSVQANRIQETVEPAQLVLEFLMNALRLPDGTTVTEFEARTGLALAVIADRIDGLVARGLLRDEPERLATTATGFRYLDSVLTEFI from the coding sequence ATGCTGATCACGCCGCCACTCACGCTCTATATCCACCTGCCATGGTGCGAGCGCAAATGCCCTTACTGCGACTTCAATTCGCACGCGGTGCGTGAAGAAGCACCGTTCGCGGCCTATGTACAACGCCTGTTGCAGGATCTGGAGTTGGAGCTGGCTGGCGTAGCGGGCCGCGAACTGCAATCGATCTTCATCGGCGGCGGCACGCCGAGCCTGTGCCCGGATCCGCTGATCGCGACACTGCTCGCCGGCGTACGCGCGCGCATGGCGCTGGCGGCAGATGCGGAAATCACGCTGGAGGCAAATCCCGGCAGCGCCGACGCCAGGCGGTTCGCCGGCTATAGGGCGGCCGGCGTGAACCGGCTCTCGATCGGGGTGCAGAGCTTCGACGACACGAGTCTGGCCGCGCTGGGACGCGTACACGACGCGCGTGGTGCGCACGCAGCGATCACGGCGGCGCGTGCAGCCGGATTCGACGCACTGAACCTCGACCTGATGCACGGGCTGCCCGGCCAGACAAACGCCATGGCGATGGCGGATCTTGCTGTCGCGCTGGCACACGCACCGGAGCACCTGTCGTGGTACCAGCTCACGCTGGAGCCAAACACGGTCTTCCATCGCCATCCGCCGCGACTGCCGAGCGAGGACGCACTGGCGGAAATCCAGGAACACGGCGAGCGGCTGCTCGTTGCAGCCGGGTACACGCGTTACGAAGTGTCGGCGTGGGCACGTCCCGGATTTCGCTGCCGCCACAACCTGAACTATTGGCATTTCGGTGACTACCTCGGGATCGGCGCCGGCGCACACGGCAAGCTCAGTCTGGGCAAGCCAGCGCGCGTGGTACGCACCCGGCGTACGCGCTCGCCTGCCGACTACCTCGCCGGCAGCGTGCAAGCAAACCGTATCCAGGAAACCGTGGAACCGGCGCAACTCGTGCTCGAGTTCCTGATGAATGCGCTGCGCCTGCCCGACGGCACCACGGTCACGGAATTCGAGGCGCGCACGGGACTTGCGTTGGCGGTGATCGCGGATCGTATCGATGGACTTGTCGCCCGTGGCCTGCTGCGTGACGAACCCGAACGCCTGGCGACGACGGCGACCGGCTTCCGCTATCTGGACTCGGTGCTCACCGAATTCATCTGA
- the trmB gene encoding tRNA (guanosine(46)-N7)-methyltransferase TrmB — MSHADNGGSARSQRTIRSFVRRQGRFTPAQRAAFERLWAQYGLDPAAGMLDPPSLFPGSTRLVVEIGFGMGHTLAELAARDPGNGFIGIEVHRPGVGKLLALAEEQGLTNLRVYCHDAVEILEHCIPDAALDALLLFFPDPWHKKRHHKRRLVQPAFVGLVQRKLKPGGIFHLATDWEDYAQQMLEVIEAAPGWRNLADAGCFAPRPQTRPQTRFEVRGLRLGHEVRDLLFSKTTTDSSAQMNSVSTESR; from the coding sequence GTGAGCCACGCAGACAACGGCGGTAGTGCACGCTCACAGCGCACGATCCGCAGCTTCGTACGCCGGCAGGGACGTTTCACGCCGGCACAGCGTGCAGCGTTCGAGCGACTGTGGGCGCAATACGGCCTGGACCCTGCGGCGGGGATGCTCGACCCGCCCAGCCTGTTCCCTGGCAGTACCCGTCTGGTCGTCGAGATCGGTTTCGGCATGGGTCATACCCTGGCGGAGCTTGCAGCACGTGATCCCGGCAACGGCTTCATCGGCATCGAGGTGCACCGCCCTGGTGTAGGCAAGTTGCTTGCGCTGGCGGAGGAGCAAGGGCTCACCAACCTGCGGGTCTACTGCCACGATGCGGTGGAGATCCTGGAGCACTGCATCCCCGACGCAGCGCTCGATGCGCTACTGCTGTTTTTCCCCGATCCCTGGCACAAGAAGCGTCACCACAAGCGTCGCCTCGTGCAGCCGGCGTTCGTCGGGCTGGTGCAGCGCAAGCTGAAGCCAGGTGGCATCTTCCACCTCGCAACCGATTGGGAGGACTACGCGCAGCAGATGCTTGAAGTGATCGAGGCGGCGCCCGGGTGGCGGAACCTCGCTGACGCAGGCTGTTTTGCACCGCGCCCGCAGACGCGCCCGCAGACGCGTTTCGAGGTGCGGGGGCTGCGCCTCGGACACGAGGTGCGTGATCTGCTGTTCAGCAAGACCACAACGGATTCGAGTGCTCAGATGAATTCGGTGAGCACCGAGTCCAGATAG